The sequence below is a genomic window from Methanobrevibacter sp..
TAGCAGCTGGTGAAGAAGTATCCAAACAAGTTGCAGCAACCTTATCAAGAATGGACATCAATCCGATGGAAGTAGGAATTGATTTAAAAGCAGTATATGAAGAAGGTGCAATTTACACTTCAGACGTACTTGCAATCGATGAAGAACAACCATTAGCAGACGTACAAAATGCATTCAGAAATGCATTCAACTTATCTGTAAACGCAGCTATCCCTACTGACGAAACTATTTCCACTATCATTACTCTTGCTTACACCAGAGCAATCAATGTCGGTGTAGAAGCAGCAATAATGACTTCTGAAACTTCAGAACCAATCATTGGTTTAGCACAAGCTAAAATGTTAGCATTAGCATCCGAAGTTGCTGACGCACCTGGTGCTATTGACGATGAATTAGCTGAAAAACTTTCTAATGTTACTGTAGCAGCTGCTCCAGTAGTAGAGGAAGTTGAAGAAGAAGAACCGGAAGAAGAGGAAGAAGAAGAAAGTAGTGAAGAAGAAGCAGCAGCTGGGTTAGGAGCTCTCTTCGGTTAAATTAATTTAAAATTTTTATTATTATAAAAAACTAACACTTTGAAATAAATTAATGGTGATAACATGGAATATATATATGCGGCAATGATTTTGCACAGTGCAGAAAAAGATATTAACGAAGAAAATGTTAAAAGTATTATTGAAGCAGCAGGAATTGAAGCTGATGAAGCAAGAATCAAAGCTTTAATCGCAGCTTTAGAAGATGTTGACATCGACGAAGCTATGGAAACTACTGCTATGGCAGCAGCAGCACCAGCAGCTGCACCTGCAGCAGCTGATGCAGCTGAAGAAGAAGAGGAAGAAGAAGAAGCTTCTGAAGAAGAAGCAGCAGCTGGATTAGGTGCTCTCTTCGGATAGATTTTTTAAATCTATCACCTTTCTTTTTTTATTTCTTTTTTTTAAATCACAGACTATTTTTAGATACTATTTTTATAAGATTTTTACAAAACACTATTTTTTCATCAAAGTTTCATTAATTATTTATTAATTGAAATATATACTATAAACTAATAAATTATTTAAACTGATTCATATGGTAGAAATTTTTGATGAACTTGGTTATAAAAAACAAACATGTAAAACTTGCGGACAGGAGTTTTACTCACAAGTGGATCGTGATACTTGTGGAGATGCTCCATGTGATGAGTATGAGTTTATTGCAAATCCAGCAACAGACAAACCATACAACTTATATGAAATCCAGAAAGTTTTTAGAGAATTTTTAGAAAGCGAAGGGCACACACATGTCCACAGATATCCTGTACTTGCTAAAAGATGGAGAGATGACGTATTTTTAGTTGGGGCTTCAATCTTCTGTTTCCAGCCATGGATTACATCAGGTCTTGTAAAGCCACCTGCAAATCCAATCGAAATGGCACAGCCTTCAATAAGATTGAACGATGTTGACAACGTTGGAAGAACCGGCCGTCACATGACCTGCTTTACAATGGGAACACACACAGTAATCAACAAGGAAGATGACTTCATTTACTGGGAAGACCGCACAATCGAATTATGTCACAAGTTCTTTGAACACATCGGAATAAACACCGAAGAGATTACTTTCATCAAATCCTGGTGGAGTGGTGGAGGTAACGAAGGACCTTGTTATGAGGTATGTTGCAGAGGAGTCGAGCTTGCAACATTGGTTTTCATCCAATATGAAACCCTTGAAGACGGTTCCAAAAAGGAAATTCCAATCAAGGTTGTTGATACCGGTTACGGATTGGAACGTATCGCATGGATTTCTCAGGGTACTCCTACAGCTTATGATGCTTGTTTTGCACCGGTGGTTGACAAACTAAAAGAATTGACTGGCGTTGAAATCAATGAGGATATTCAGGGAAGAAATGCTCAGATTGCCGGAATGATGGATATTGAAGACATTGGTGATTTGAAAGAATTAAGGCAACAAGTTGCAGACAGTTTAAATCTCTCACTTGACGAATACTTGAAAGCTGCTGAACCGATGGAAGCTATTTACATTATTGCTGATCATACCCGTTGTCTTGCGTTCATGATTGCTGACGGTATCATTCCGTCCAATGTCAAAGAAGGTTATCTTGCAAGACTGGTTTTAAGAAGAACAATCCGTTTCATGAAAGAATTAAACATGAAAGAATCCTTGGCGGATGTAATGGCAATACAATTGGATTTCCTATCCAAATTCTATCCTGAAATTAGAGATTCCGAAGAACATATCATGAACATTATCACTTTGGAAGAGGAAAGATATGCTGCGACTGTTAAGAAAGGAAGAAGCATAGTTAAAAGATCAATTAAAAGACTTAAAAAAGAGGGCAAGTCTGAAATGCCTCTTGATATGCTGATTGATTTGTATGATGCTCATGGAATTCCTCCAGAAACTGTTGTTGAAATGGCAGGTGATGATTTTACTGTAAATGTTCCTGATAATTTCTTCACTCAAGTAGCAGGAGCTCACGAGAAAGATACAAGTAACAAAAAATCCACATTCAAAGTAGATTTCCCTGAAACTGAGTTATTGTTCTATAAAGATTTCTACCAAAAAGAATTTGAAGCAGAAGTTTTAGGATTAATTGAAAAAGATGGGGACAAATGTTTAATCTTTGATAAAACTGTATTCTACCCTGAAGGAGGAGGTCAACCTTCAGACATAGGTATAATTTCTGTAGATGGAACTGACATTAAAATGAAACATGCCGAAAAAATAGATAATGTTGTTCTGCACCATGTAGATGAAGATGTGGCTGATGATGTTGTCGGCAAAAAAGTCACAGGGGAACTTGACTGGCAAAGAAGGATAACTCTTGCACGCCACCACACAGGTACTCACCTGGTAATTGCAGCTGCAAGAAAAGTTCTCGGACAGCACATCTGGCAGGCAGGTTCACAAAATGCATTGACAAGAGCACGTATTGACCTGTCACATTACAAACGTATCACACAGGAAGAGCTGAACGAAATTGAAAAATTGGCTAATGAATATGTCATGGCCAACATTGATTTGGACATTCAATTCCACACCCGTGATGAAGCACAGGAGTTATACGGATTTGTTTTATATCAGGGAGGAATTGTGCCAGGAAAAATGATTCGTGTAGTTAAAATCCCTGGAGTTGACGTACAGGCATGTGCAGGTACACATGTGCTTAGAACTGGTGTAGTTGGACCTATTAAAATCAACAAAACCGAAAGGGTTCAGGACGGTGTTGAAAGAATTGATTTCTCAGCAGGTCTTGCGGCAATCGATTCAATGCAGCATGACGGTGAGCTTTTAAGGGAAAGTTCAGCAATATTTAAGGTTGAAAACGATCAGTTGCCAAAAACCTGTGACAGATTCTTCAGCGAATGGAAAGCACAGAAAAACGAAATCGACCGTCTGAAATCAGATATCGCCAGTTTGAAAATGAATTCATTGGCTGACGAATATGATGAAATCAACGGACTCAAGGTCGTTCATCAACTGATTGAAGCAGACTTTAAGGAACTGCAGAAAATGGCAACTGACTTTACCGACAACGGCAAGGCAGATGTTGTCATCATGGGAAACAATGATGGTAAAATCGTTGGAGCAGCTTCACAGAATGCTATTGATAAGGATATAAAAATCAATGAGATTATCAAAACAGCCGCCGGAGTTTTAGGAGGTGGCGGCGGAGGCCGTTTAACACTTGCTCAAGGTGCAGGTAAAAATGCTGACAAGATGGATGAAGCAATCCAAACTGCAGTTGATTTGATTAAAGGAAAATAATTTTTCCTTTTTTTCTATTTTTTCAAAACTTTTATTAATTATTAATATTTAAAATTATACTTGCTGTTATATTTTGAAGAACTAGTATAGAAGGGATTGCTATTTTTTCTTTTCAGCGTGTACTAAAAAATAAAGAAGTGTTTAAATGAATTATGATTTAATTATCGCAAGATATGGCGAAATAGGAATTAAAAGTCCTAAAATAAGGTCACGTTTTGAAAGAAAGCTAGTTAAAAATATTAAAGCTACTTTTGAATGTGAAGTCGAAAGAAACCAAGGAAGAATATATGTTCATCCAAAAGATTTTAGTGAAGGTGTTGAAAAGTTAAACCACGTATTCGGAGTCGTATCATACTCTCCGGCGGTTTCAACCAAAACAACTTATGAAGACATTGATGAAACTTTAACAGAATACACAAAACAGTTAATTGATGAAAAGGTCTTGGATGAAAACACCAAATTTGCAGTTAAATGTCGTCGTGTAGGTAACCACGATTTTACTTCACAGGAACTTGCTGCACATTGTGGTGGTGTTGTAAGAAATGTCGTTTCAGCACCTGTTGATTTGACAAACCCTGATTTGACAATTTTTGTTGAAGTAAGGCAAGATGACACCTATATCTTTCATGAAAAAATCAGAGGTCCTGGAGGATTACCATTAGGAACACAGGGAAAAGTTGTTGTTCTCTTGTCCAGTGGTATCGATTCTCCTGTTGCAGCATACCTTATGATGAAAAGAGGCTGCGAAGTTGTAGCGCTTCACTGCAATAATGATCCGTTTTCAGGTCCGAAAGTCACTGAAAACTTTAACAGGTTAGTGGATAAGCTAAATGAATATGCACACGGAACACCAATCAAAAAAAGAGTAATGGATTATGGTGAATACCTGACTGTTGCAAAGACAAAAGCTCCTGAAAGAATGACCTGTGTATTGTGTAAATCCGGAATGTACAGGATTGCCGAAAAGCTGGCAGAAAAATTAGGCGCTGATGCAATAGTTGACGGAAGCAGTGTTGGTCAGGTTGCATCACAGACATTGTCCAATATTTTAGCTACCCGTTACGGCGTGGATATGCCTATATTGTCTCCATTAATCGGGCTTGACAAGGAGGAAATCACTGCCATTGCAAAAGAGATTGGAACATTTCCGATATCTGAAATCGATGACGGCGGATGCAGTGCGGTTCCAAGATATCCTGAAACACATGCTGATTTAAAAATAGTTAAAAATGTATGTGAGGAAATAAATCAGGATGCTGAAATCGAAAAGGCATTTCAAAAAATTAGAAAACTTGATTAAGTTTTCTATTAACTTTTTTTTTAATCATTGAATTTATATATTGGTATGTATAAAAATAATTACATAGTCCCGTAGGGTAGTGGCAATCCTTCTGGGCCCTGGACCCGGAGACAGCGGTTCGACTCCGCTCGGGACTATTTGTTTTTTTGGCATTCTCATATTTTTAAATAGATTAGTGTTTTGTGAATGATCACTAAAGTTAAATTTCTTTTGAAACGATTTAAAAGTAAAATTAAACAATATTGTCACAATAGGTTCATCCAACTATAAATAAGATTTTCATGACAATTGGCAGTTTCAATAATTATTTTTCAGAGGTAACTTGCTGGTTTGAAAAACAGAAATTAAGAGTTGACTTCATGGCTGTCGCTTTCAAGATAACAATAATTAAATAGTATACTAGTTAAAAATAATATATGTCTAGTAAATAATTAATTTACTAATCGAGGTATAAAAAATGAAAACTACAGTTAGTGTAATTAAAGCTGATATTGGAAGTGTGTCCGGACACTGTGTCGCACACCCAGAATTAATGGATATTTGTGATGAAGTTTTAAACGAAGCTTTAGAAGCAGGTATCATAAAAGATTACTATATCTCCCGTTGTGGAGACGATATAGATTTAATCATGACCCACGATAAAGGGGTAGAAAACGAAGAAGTGCACAAAACCGCATACGATGCATTCATGAAAGCTACTGAAAGAGCACGTGAATTGAAATTATACGGTGCAGGTCAAGACTTATTATCTGATACATTCTCCGGAAACATCAAAGGTATGGGTCCTGGTGTAGCAGAAATCGAATTCGAAGAAAGACCATCTGATCCTGTTTTAATCTTCTGCTGTGACAAAACCGAACCTGGTGCATTTAACTTACCAGTATTCAGAATGTTTGCAGACCCATTCAACACTGCAGGGCTTGTAATCGACCCATCATTACATGATGGATTCAAATTTGAAGTATTCGATGTAATTGAACACAGAAAAGTTATTCTCAACTGTCCTGAAGAAATGTATGACTTACTTGCATTAATCGGTTCCACCGGAAGATACGTAATCAAAAGAGTATGGAAGAAAAACGGTGAAATCGCAGCTGCAATAAGTACTGAAAGATTAAACTTAATGGCTGGAGAATACGTTGGTAAAGACGACCCGGTATGTATCGTAAGAGCACAATCTGGTTTCCCTGCAAACGGTGAATGTGTAGATCCATTTGCATTCCCACACATGGTAAGCGGATGGATGAGAGGATCACACAACGGTCCAATGATGCCAGTATCCGAAGCAGAAGCAAACCCAATCAGATTCGACGGACCACCTAGAGTAGTCGGTTTAGGATTCCAAGTAGCAAACGGTGAATTAATCGGACCAGTCGACTTATTCGACGACCCAGCATTCGATCCAACCCGTGAACAAGCTGCTAAAATTGCAACTTACATCAGAAGACACGGTCCATTCGAACCTCACAGATTACCTGCTGAAGAAATGGAATACACTTCACTTCCTGGTGTAATGGAAAAATTAGAATCCAGATTCGAAGATATGGATGATTAAATTTAAAGAGATTTTTAATCTCTTCTTTTTTTTATTTTAGATTTCTAGATTGTACTCATTTTTTGTTTTAATTTTAATTTTTAAATACAAATGTTCATTAACTAAAACATTCACATTATTGTATAATATGAGCTGTTATAATGGTAAAACTGCTTGAATTAATTGTTATCCTGCAATCATCAACTTCAACATAATAGTTTTTACCCTTTTTAACAACAATAGAATCTTCTTTTTTAAGTTTTGAAATACAGTAACCTACAGATCATCACTTATCCCCAAGTTTTTTCTGTATTCTTCCAACACCCATTTCGGTAGTGTGAATCTTGTCAATGTTTTCAATCAGAACTTCTTTGTGCATTTCATCACCCGTTTTTTGCATCTCACCTGATGCTACACTTACTTATTTATATATTACAAAACTATTTAGTATTATGTCATTTTTAAAATTCATTCTTAAAAACCCATTCAGGAGAAAGACCAGTGCAATTCTTGCCATTGTCGGAATTGCAATCGGAATAATTGTAATAGTTGCTCTTGGTGGAATAACTGACGGTTTAGTCAACACATTTGAAGATACGATACATGCAGGAGGTGCCGACTTTTCAATTTCAGGAAAGGAAACCGGGGATTCTGCATATGGAACAAATACAATCGACGCATCATGGACAGATAAAATTGCTAATGTTCCAGGTGTTGAGGAGGCTTATCCGATTTATGTTGTCCTAACATCAGTCGGTGATGACTACATGAATACGTTAATTGGAATTGATCCTGCAGGAACCACATTGGCAGATATTTCAATGAAAGAAGGAAGAATATTTGAAGATGGTGAAAACGAGGCCATTCTCGGTGAAATCTATGCCGATGACAATGACTACAAAGTAAGAGACAGTATTAAAATTGATGGAGAAGACTTTGAAGTTGTGGGAATTTATGAAACCGGTGACCAGAACATGGCAGGTGGAGTATTCACATCAATATCCAAGGTTGGGGAGCTTATGGATGATGAGGATTCAATTTCAAACATCTATGTTAAGGTGAATAAGGGCGAAGACCCACAGGTCGTTGCAGACAGAATCGATGAGAAATACGGTGATGATATTGCAACAATAACTTCTGTTATGGAAATGCAGCAGATGGGTGACATGCTCAACATGCTTCAGGCATCCACATGGGCAATTTCACTTCTAGCAATTATTGTCGGTGGATTGGGCATCATCAACACAATGCTCATGTCAGTGTTTGAAAGAACTCGTGAAATCGGTGTTTTAAAGGCTGTTGGATGGTCAAATACAAGAATTCTTGGAATGATTGTCGGAGAATCACTTGTGATAACAATCGTATCAGCAATTATCGGATCATTAATAGGATTTTTAGCCTGCACACTACTGGGTCCTCAAATGGGAATAGAACCGTTGTTCACACCTAAAATATTCATTCAGGCATTTTCAATAGCAATCGTGGTCGGAATCATTGGTGGACTGTATCCTGCAATCAAGGCGGTCAAACTGCCTCCAACAGAAGCATTGAGGTATGAGTGAGGTGGAAAAATGAATGCTGTGGAAATTAAAGACTTATTTAAAAGCTATGAAAACGGCAAAATCAAGGCATTGAACGGAATAAATCTCACAATCAAGGAAGGTGAGTTTGTATCAATCATTGGACCCTCAGGTTCAGGTAAATCAACCCTTTTAAACATGCTTGGAGCACTTGACGTTCCGGATTCAGGATCCATAAATGTTGCAGGTGACGATTTGAAATCATCTAAAAAGTTAAATGAATTTAGAGGTGAAAAGATCGGTTTCATCTTCCAGCTGCACAATCTCATTCCAAACATTTCCGTAAGGCAGAATGTTGAAATTCCAATGTTTACACAAAAAATGTCATCATCAGAGATGAAAAACCGTGCATTGAAGCTTCTGGGTGATGTTGGCCTCAGGGACAAGGCAGGCATCATGCCTTCAAAATTATCCGGTGGGGAGCGTCAGAGAGTAGCAATCGCACGTGCACTTGCAAATGACCCATCAATAATATTGGCAGATGAACCAACAGGATCACTTGATTCAAAGACAAGTAGCAAAATCCTTAAGCAACTAATTGATTTGCATGAAAGTAAGAATGTAACACTAATAATTGTAACTCATGATATGGATGTAGCCAAACTTGCAGACAGAGTTATCGAAGTTCTTGACGGGGAGATAATTTCTGCCGGTGATGACTCACTGATTAACAGTAAAATTGATGTCTAAACCTCAATTTTACTCACATTTTTTTTATATTAACTGATTTTTATGATATCTGAAAAGGAACTCCTTGAAGAGTTAAGGCAAATTCAGAAAAGCAATGAAAACTGGAAAAACCACATCGATGATGTTGCAGCAAAACTGGATGAAAACTATTCTGTCAATGTTAAGGCAAAGGCATTATGGATTCTTGGTGAAATGGGATTGAAATATCCTCAACAGGTCAAACCCTATATTAATCAAATTGCAGGATATATGGATGATGACAATCCAAAACTAAGGGAAAGGTCAATCAATGCATTGGGAAGAATTGGAAGAGCAGATAAGAATCTTGTGACTCCCTATCTTGATAAACTGATGAATATGCGAAATGATGATATGGGGAATGTTCGCCTTGCATTCGTTTGGGCATGTGAAAACATAGCGACAAATTCTCCAGAATTATTTTGTGAAAAAATGGACATTTTCTGTGATTTGATTGATGATTCAAACGAAAAAGTCAGAATAGAAGCACCTGAAATGTTTAGGGTAGTTGGAAAAAGAAAACCTATGTATGTGAAACCCTATTTGAATAAACTACAGTCCGTTGCTGAAAATAACGAGCATCCGGTAGTTCGCATTCATTGTGAAGGTGCAATCAGAATTACGAATAATGCTTTGGACAAGAATAATGATTTGTAACTGATAACACATTATTTTCAAACATTTGTGTTTTTTCATAAAGTCGCACTTTAATAATGTTTATTATTGATGAAATTGAAATAGGTTATTATAGGCATAATCGTTGGTGATTGTTTATGAACAATAGATATGAGATTGCTCAGGAGTTTGCAAAGACAATAAATTCAGGATATATACTTAAAATTATTTTATTTGGTTCTGTTGCTAGACATGAAGATACCCATGAATCTGATATAGATATCTTAATCGTATCTAATTTTCCTGAAAAAATTGAAGATCAAATTGATGATGAAGTGGCTTGGATTATGCATGATAAAAATGAATTGATTTCTGCCCATATAATGTCTGAAGAAAGATTCAACAGTACTCAACATTTTTCTTTTTTAAGTAATGTTCTTTCAGAAGGTGTTGAAATTGGATGAAACTGAAGCATTTTTTGATAAATCTAATAAAAAACTAATTCTTGCAAAAACAGCATATTCTATGGATGATTATTCAGATGCTGTTAGCTTATCGTATTATGCCATGTTTTTAGTTGCTAAGGCACTAATTCTTAAAAAAGGAATTAAAGCCCCTAAAACTCATGCTGGTTTGATTCATTTATTTAATTCACATTATGTTAAAGAAGATGAATTTTCATATGAAAAATATAAGTTTTTGGCATCTACCCAATCACAACGTGAAAATGCAGATTATGATGCAATCGATGAAATTGATGAAAGAATTGCTAGAAAAAGAATTAAACAAGCAGAAGAATTTATTAAAGAAGCTGAAAAATTCATTTAATCAAAATAGTATATTGATAAATTTTATTCTAAATGTTTTCAAATAGATAATAATTAGTTCTATTTTTTTAAATCTGATTTAATTAATCCATATGTAAAAAATCTATTGAATCCATACTTTCATATGGTGATTTTCATGAAAGATGAATTAATTAGACTAATTAAAACTAAAATGGAACCTCATTTAAGTGAAATTCAGATATATGAACTTAACAGAAATCTTAGGGTAATTTTGAATGATTTTGAAGTTGTCAAGATTGATAAGAATTTACCAGTCGATGTATCAAAGGAAAACCAGAAATTATTAGTATCTTTTCTTTCAGCTAAGGAAATTGAGGGATGTTCTCAAAAGACAATCACTTACTATAAAAATACGATTGTGAAAATGCTGGATGAAGTCAATTTGAAAAT
It includes:
- the alaS gene encoding alanine--tRNA ligase, translated to MVEIFDELGYKKQTCKTCGQEFYSQVDRDTCGDAPCDEYEFIANPATDKPYNLYEIQKVFREFLESEGHTHVHRYPVLAKRWRDDVFLVGASIFCFQPWITSGLVKPPANPIEMAQPSIRLNDVDNVGRTGRHMTCFTMGTHTVINKEDDFIYWEDRTIELCHKFFEHIGINTEEITFIKSWWSGGGNEGPCYEVCCRGVELATLVFIQYETLEDGSKKEIPIKVVDTGYGLERIAWISQGTPTAYDACFAPVVDKLKELTGVEINEDIQGRNAQIAGMMDIEDIGDLKELRQQVADSLNLSLDEYLKAAEPMEAIYIIADHTRCLAFMIADGIIPSNVKEGYLARLVLRRTIRFMKELNMKESLADVMAIQLDFLSKFYPEIRDSEEHIMNIITLEEERYAATVKKGRSIVKRSIKRLKKEGKSEMPLDMLIDLYDAHGIPPETVVEMAGDDFTVNVPDNFFTQVAGAHEKDTSNKKSTFKVDFPETELLFYKDFYQKEFEAEVLGLIEKDGDKCLIFDKTVFYPEGGGQPSDIGIISVDGTDIKMKHAEKIDNVVLHHVDEDVADDVVGKKVTGELDWQRRITLARHHTGTHLVIAAARKVLGQHIWQAGSQNALTRARIDLSHYKRITQEELNEIEKLANEYVMANIDLDIQFHTRDEAQELYGFVLYQGGIVPGKMIRVVKIPGVDVQACAGTHVLRTGVVGPIKINKTERVQDGVERIDFSAGLAAIDSMQHDGELLRESSAIFKVENDQLPKTCDRFFSEWKAQKNEIDRLKSDIASLKMNSLADEYDEINGLKVVHQLIEADFKELQKMATDFTDNGKADVVIMGNNDGKIVGAASQNAIDKDIKINEIIKTAAGVLGGGGGGRLTLAQGAGKNADKMDEAIQTAVDLIKGK
- a CDS encoding ABC transporter permease translates to MSFLKFILKNPFRRKTSAILAIVGIAIGIIVIVALGGITDGLVNTFEDTIHAGGADFSISGKETGDSAYGTNTIDASWTDKIANVPGVEEAYPIYVVLTSVGDDYMNTLIGIDPAGTTLADISMKEGRIFEDGENEAILGEIYADDNDYKVRDSIKIDGEDFEVVGIYETGDQNMAGGVFTSISKVGELMDDEDSISNIYVKVNKGEDPQVVADRIDEKYGDDIATITSVMEMQQMGDMLNMLQASTWAISLLAIIVGGLGIINTMLMSVFERTREIGVLKAVGWSNTRILGMIVGESLVITIVSAIIGSLIGFLACTLLGPQMGIEPLFTPKIFIQAFSIAIVVGIIGGLYPAIKAVKLPPTEALRYE
- a CDS encoding sister chromatid cohesion protein PDS5; the encoded protein is MISEKELLEELRQIQKSNENWKNHIDDVAAKLDENYSVNVKAKALWILGEMGLKYPQQVKPYINQIAGYMDDDNPKLRERSINALGRIGRADKNLVTPYLDKLMNMRNDDMGNVRLAFVWACENIATNSPELFCEKMDIFCDLIDDSNEKVRIEAPEMFRVVGKRKPMYVKPYLNKLQSVAENNEHPVVRIHCEGAIRITNNALDKNNDL
- a CDS encoding ABC transporter ATP-binding protein — its product is MNAVEIKDLFKSYENGKIKALNGINLTIKEGEFVSIIGPSGSGKSTLLNMLGALDVPDSGSINVAGDDLKSSKKLNEFRGEKIGFIFQLHNLIPNISVRQNVEIPMFTQKMSSSEMKNRALKLLGDVGLRDKAGIMPSKLSGGERQRVAIARALANDPSIILADEPTGSLDSKTSSKILKQLIDLHESKNVTLIIVTHDMDVAKLADRVIEVLDGEIISAGDDSLINSKIDV
- a CDS encoding 50S ribosomal protein L10, whose amino-acid sequence is MAHVAEWKKEEVQELKGIIDQYDVVGIVDLMNIPAKQLQEMRKSLKGKAVIRMAKKNLIDLALEDCNADKTNVVDLSEHMDGQVALIATEMNPFKLYKILEDSKTSAPAKPGSIATDDIIVPEGDTGFEPGPFLGELQQVGIPAKIDKGKICVQKETVVVAAGEEVSKQVAATLSRMDINPMEVGIDLKAVYEEGAIYTSDVLAIDEEQPLADVQNAFRNAFNLSVNAAIPTDETISTIITLAYTRAINVGVEAAIMTSETSEPIIGLAQAKMLALASEVADAPGAIDDELAEKLSNVTVAAAPVVEEVEEEEPEEEEEEESSEEEAAAGLGALFG
- a CDS encoding nucleotidyltransferase domain-containing protein, which encodes MNNRYEIAQEFAKTINSGYILKIILFGSVARHEDTHESDIDILIVSNFPEKIEDQIDDEVAWIMHDKNELISAHIMSEERFNSTQHFSFLSNVLSEGVEIG
- a CDS encoding HEPN domain-containing protein, coding for MDETEAFFDKSNKKLILAKTAYSMDDYSDAVSLSYYAMFLVAKALILKKGIKAPKTHAGLIHLFNSHYVKEDEFSYEKYKFLASTQSQRENADYDAIDEIDERIARKRIKQAEEFIKEAEKFI
- the rpl12p gene encoding 50S ribosomal protein P1; the encoded protein is MEYIYAAMILHSAEKDINEENVKSIIEAAGIEADEARIKALIAALEDVDIDEAMETTAMAAAAPAAAPAAADAAEEEEEEEEASEEEAAAGLGALFG
- the thiI gene encoding tRNA uracil 4-sulfurtransferase ThiI, encoding MNYDLIIARYGEIGIKSPKIRSRFERKLVKNIKATFECEVERNQGRIYVHPKDFSEGVEKLNHVFGVVSYSPAVSTKTTYEDIDETLTEYTKQLIDEKVLDENTKFAVKCRRVGNHDFTSQELAAHCGGVVRNVVSAPVDLTNPDLTIFVEVRQDDTYIFHEKIRGPGGLPLGTQGKVVVLLSSGIDSPVAAYLMMKRGCEVVALHCNNDPFSGPKVTENFNRLVDKLNEYAHGTPIKKRVMDYGEYLTVAKTKAPERMTCVLCKSGMYRIAEKLAEKLGADAIVDGSSVGQVASQTLSNILATRYGVDMPILSPLIGLDKEEITAIAKEIGTFPISEIDDGGCSAVPRYPETHADLKIVKNVCEEINQDAEIEKAFQKIRKLD
- the fbp gene encoding fructose-1,6-bisphosphate aldolase/phosphatase; translation: MKTTVSVIKADIGSVSGHCVAHPELMDICDEVLNEALEAGIIKDYYISRCGDDIDLIMTHDKGVENEEVHKTAYDAFMKATERARELKLYGAGQDLLSDTFSGNIKGMGPGVAEIEFEERPSDPVLIFCCDKTEPGAFNLPVFRMFADPFNTAGLVIDPSLHDGFKFEVFDVIEHRKVILNCPEEMYDLLALIGSTGRYVIKRVWKKNGEIAAAISTERLNLMAGEYVGKDDPVCIVRAQSGFPANGECVDPFAFPHMVSGWMRGSHNGPMMPVSEAEANPIRFDGPPRVVGLGFQVANGELIGPVDLFDDPAFDPTREQAAKIATYIRRHGPFEPHRLPAEEMEYTSLPGVMEKLESRFEDMDD